A region from the Thermoplasmata archaeon genome encodes:
- a CDS encoding Lrp/AsnC ligand binding domain-containing protein: METVYVLVKTEPGLLENIIAELKAKPQVTEVSAVTGAYDLIVKVTGEYITDALGIVVRDIRKIHGVVSTETLIAVRM; this comes from the coding sequence ATGGAAACGGTCTATGTCCTGGTCAAGACGGAGCCCGGTCTGCTTGAGAACATAATAGCGGAGCTAAAAGCGAAACCCCAGGTTACAGAGGTCTCTGCGGTCACGGGGGCCTACGACCTGATTGTTAAGGTCACAGGAGAGTATATCACTGATGCTCTCGGAATAGTGGTCAGGGACATCCGCAAGATACACGGCGTCGTGAGCACTGAGACGCTGATTGCCGTGCGGATGTAA
- the albA gene encoding DNA-binding protein Alba has translation MKGEELYVYVGKKPLMSYVLAAVMQINSDAREVVIKARGKAISRAVDVAEILRNKFVQSARVKDIRISTESLASEQGGQTNVSSIEIVLVREEGEAGSQPTAPPQPLKTSR, from the coding sequence GTGAAAGGCGAGGAACTCTATGTCTATGTCGGTAAGAAACCCCTAATGAGCTATGTTCTTGCAGCGGTGATGCAGATAAACTCCGATGCAAGAGAGGTCGTCATCAAAGCCCGAGGTAAGGCGATAAGCAGGGCCGTGGATGTCGCGGAGATTCTCAGGAACAAATTCGTCCAGAGCGCGAGGGTCAAGGACATAAGGATATCGACCGAGTCACTGGCGTCGGAGCAGGGTGGCCAGACCAACGTATCTTCTATAGAGATAGTCCTGGTCAGGGAGGAAGGCGAGGCGGGGTCGCAACCCACCGCCCCGCCCCAACCTCTGAAGACATCTCGTTAG
- a CDS encoding Ig-like domain-containing protein — translation MFLPNCVRRVNLLACSLILVCLLSFNTPGDPSVSITAPEEGAVLLTSHVNVTGSALGSPKDWTQTTFEDFSTGTTENLTMEPNGDMRLQTVIYDDFNDGELDASKWTKEEFGGVVVSETGGRLVIGGPGNSEGCWTARAGVSTLGMVSSRVSAELWSFSGAGTGYRAGFGFRDDTGNEILLELAFDIELYGLQPKTVLAYNVSGAACETALGDAATGVHTYSLVYEGGRVYAYRGSTQLGSYSITLNSPRCVFRSRVYMYGGVVGSVWDNVTCFFSKEGRYLSEVYDTGSPAPTLTKVAWLETVPAGTQLSVRIRSSASADMSYPTPWTTVTNGQSSNLPEARRYIQYSFEMSSPQGLSSPIFKEIQLSYRANVLKVEVSTDSKQTWIPAEGTESWYVTIELPDGHHTIWARVTDYEGDIKDTAIELDVDTTRPIGSILIDLGAPITPQREVELQLRATDSYGVMKVMLSENSTFSGAQWQSYQSSVRWILSPGDGEKTVYAKFRDANGWESEVCSDSIILDETPPRGSVVINGGAEFTATTTVRLTLDAYDLSGISDVMLSNRQSLDDAEWIDYQPSMVWELRPGDGERRVYAVFRDAAGHTSGLESDSIILDTTPPSLSLTIDGGAEYTIDRAVTLELEASDNYGVAEMMISTNSNFVGESWQPFRTLCTIELPSQEGLVRVYAKVRDLAGNAGYPVSEAIIYDGTPPSCVVSTLPPVTETESFTVRWNGADETSGVKYYDVQVRVGEGPWTDWLTGVNYTSAVFTGRHNETYSFRARAADVAGNVGAYPEVAKATTRVRLPWVDESPIKVSVSGPAPGATVRGKVVISGTALHKQAGKSVTLVQIRIDNGSWQDASGTENWAFTWDTTKEKNGPHTLRVRAFDGERYSELVELRIVVRNEPLSTASAGSGEMVIIIIVMMIIGAAVGAGSFLWSRKRRSGVPLVQPPSLPPAGAASPNPLEKEPARGAGPSPTALSKGKVEGKKEKEEEKEALEEAERLEREYLASQDKKGAAPGALGEVAAEASSAPQTVVEGEKPLEEGAAMPPSPAQTIEEAVPSELSGGGERPEMEEEETKPAGPRWIPEGETVAPPETETPSSTIPGTEVGVGAIEQEQTGGRIALELEPPVGMQPQADYDTVLRTINSMRPMLPLELQYLSPEELASMVVDGERGMSPQNEPLVAIMGKWYYADESRPEFLQRYKW, via the coding sequence ATGTTCCTACCGAACTGTGTGAGAAGAGTTAATCTCCTCGCCTGCTCCCTGATTCTGGTATGCCTCCTCTCCTTCAACACTCCCGGCGACCCATCGGTCTCAATTACCGCTCCTGAGGAGGGGGCGGTTTTGCTCACGTCCCACGTGAATGTTACCGGCAGCGCGCTGGGCTCGCCTAAGGATTGGACTCAGACAACTTTTGAGGACTTCAGCACCGGCACTACGGAGAATCTGACCATGGAGCCCAATGGCGACATGAGACTTCAGACTGTCATATACGACGACTTCAATGACGGCGAGCTCGACGCCTCGAAATGGACGAAGGAGGAATTCGGGGGAGTGGTTGTCTCTGAGACCGGCGGAAGGCTGGTGATAGGCGGCCCTGGAAACTCGGAGGGATGCTGGACGGCGCGTGCGGGTGTCAGCACCCTCGGCATGGTCTCTAGCCGAGTCTCCGCTGAATTATGGTCGTTCAGCGGCGCCGGGACTGGATATCGCGCAGGCTTCGGGTTCAGGGACGACACCGGTAACGAAATTCTTCTGGAGCTTGCGTTCGATATAGAACTCTATGGGCTCCAGCCAAAGACTGTGCTCGCCTACAATGTCTCCGGCGCAGCTTGCGAGACCGCTCTCGGTGACGCAGCGACGGGGGTCCACACATACTCCCTGGTGTATGAGGGAGGCCGCGTCTACGCCTACCGTGGAAGCACCCAGCTGGGCAGCTACTCGATCACTTTGAATAGCCCGCGGTGCGTTTTCCGGAGCAGGGTCTACATGTATGGAGGCGTCGTCGGGTCTGTGTGGGACAATGTTACTTGCTTTTTCAGCAAAGAGGGCCGGTACCTCTCAGAGGTGTATGACACCGGGTCTCCAGCGCCCACCCTGACGAAGGTGGCATGGTTAGAGACGGTCCCCGCCGGTACCCAGCTCTCTGTAAGAATTCGCTCCTCGGCGAGCGCGGACATGTCTTATCCCACACCATGGACAACAGTAACCAACGGCCAGAGCTCTAACCTGCCGGAGGCCCGGCGCTATATCCAATACTCTTTCGAGATGTCCAGTCCCCAAGGCCTGTCAAGCCCCATTTTCAAAGAGATACAGCTGAGCTACCGTGCAAATGTCCTCAAGGTCGAGGTCAGCACTGACAGCAAACAGACCTGGATACCGGCCGAGGGGACGGAGAGCTGGTACGTGACAATCGAGCTACCCGACGGCCACCACACGATTTGGGCCAGGGTGACCGATTATGAGGGCGACATCAAGGACACCGCCATCGAGCTGGACGTCGATACAACCAGGCCCATAGGCTCCATACTTATCGACCTCGGGGCACCCATAACCCCTCAGAGGGAGGTCGAACTACAGCTTAGGGCCACGGACAGCTACGGCGTAATGAAAGTGATGCTGAGCGAGAACTCTACCTTCAGTGGTGCTCAATGGCAGTCCTACCAGAGCTCGGTCAGGTGGATTTTATCTCCGGGCGATGGAGAGAAGACCGTTTATGCAAAATTCAGAGACGCCAACGGCTGGGAGTCGGAGGTCTGCAGCGACTCCATCATTCTTGATGAGACCCCCCCTAGGGGGAGCGTGGTTATTAATGGCGGGGCAGAGTTCACAGCCACGACCACGGTACGACTTACCCTAGATGCTTACGACCTGTCCGGGATATCGGATGTGATGCTCAGCAACAGGCAGTCCCTTGACGATGCGGAGTGGATTGACTATCAGCCCAGCATGGTGTGGGAGCTCAGACCGGGCGATGGGGAGAGAAGAGTCTATGCGGTCTTCAGGGACGCCGCCGGCCATACCTCGGGCCTCGAGAGCGATAGCATTATTTTAGACACAACCCCTCCGTCTCTCTCCCTGACCATTGACGGTGGTGCGGAATACACTATAGACCGCGCCGTGACGCTGGAGCTAGAGGCTTCAGATAATTACGGCGTCGCAGAGATGATGATATCCACGAACTCGAACTTCGTGGGTGAATCGTGGCAACCATTCAGAACCCTATGCACCATCGAACTCCCTTCCCAAGAGGGCCTGGTCCGCGTTTACGCAAAGGTGCGTGACCTAGCCGGAAACGCCGGTTATCCGGTCTCGGAGGCCATCATCTATGATGGCACTCCCCCCTCATGTGTGGTCTCGACCCTCCCTCCAGTGACGGAGACGGAGAGCTTCACGGTGCGTTGGAATGGCGCTGACGAGACGAGCGGAGTTAAATACTACGACGTCCAGGTCCGGGTGGGAGAAGGTCCATGGACCGACTGGCTAACGGGGGTGAATTACACATCCGCTGTCTTTACCGGGCGACACAATGAGACCTACTCGTTCAGGGCCAGAGCCGCCGATGTTGCAGGCAACGTTGGAGCTTATCCGGAAGTAGCCAAGGCTACCACGAGAGTTAGACTGCCCTGGGTCGATGAGAGCCCCATTAAAGTGAGCGTCTCGGGACCGGCTCCGGGAGCCACGGTGAGGGGGAAGGTTGTGATATCTGGGACTGCGCTGCACAAGCAGGCCGGAAAGAGCGTCACGCTCGTTCAGATTCGTATTGACAACGGCTCGTGGCAGGACGCCTCCGGCACAGAGAACTGGGCGTTCACCTGGGATACCACCAAAGAGAAAAATGGGCCCCACACGCTCCGGGTTAGGGCCTTTGACGGCGAGAGATACTCGGAGCTGGTCGAGCTCCGGATTGTAGTCAGGAATGAGCCCCTGAGCACCGCTTCCGCGGGGAGCGGTGAGATGGTGATAATAATTATTGTAATGATGATTATTGGGGCAGCCGTGGGCGCGGGGAGTTTCCTGTGGTCAAGGAAAAGGAGGTCCGGTGTCCCTCTTGTCCAACCCCCTTCCCTACCGCCCGCTGGAGCCGCATCTCCTAATCCCCTTGAAAAGGAGCCTGCCCGGGGTGCGGGGCCGTCCCCGACAGCTCTTTCAAAAGGTAAAGTGGAGGGAAAAAAGGAAAAGGAGGAGGAAAAAGAAGCTCTAGAAGAAGCCGAGCGTCTCGAGAGGGAGTATCTGGCGTCGCAAGACAAGAAAGGAGCTGCTCCGGGGGCGCTAGGGGAGGTCGCTGCGGAAGCTTCCTCCGCGCCGCAAACGGTTGTAGAAGGGGAAAAGCCGCTGGAAGAAGGGGCCGCGATGCCGCCAAGCCCTGCCCAGACAATAGAGGAGGCCGTTCCCAGTGAATTGTCCGGAGGAGGCGAGAGGCCAGAAATGGAAGAGGAAGAGACAAAGCCGGCCGGACCGCGCTGGATTCCCGAAGGTGAGACCGTCGCGCCGCCCGAGACAGAAACGCCGAGCTCCACCATTCCCGGAACGGAGGTTGGGGTCGGAGCAATAGAACAGGAGCAAACCGGCGGCAGGATAGCTCTTGAGCTGGAACCCCCTGTTGGAATGCAGCCCCAGGCGGATTACGACACTGTCCTCAGGACGATAAACTCCATGCGCCCCATGCTCCCGCTCGAACTTCAATACCTGAGTCCGGAAGAGCTCGCGAGTATGGTGGTTGATGGGGAGAGGGGTATGTCTCCACAAAACGAGCCACTAGTTGCTATAATGGGCAAGTGGTACTATGCAGACGAGAGCCGCCCGGAGTTCCTTCAGAGGTACAAGTGGTAG
- a CDS encoding tandem-95 repeat protein, which yields MLRRERAGCLLLAAVLIASAPVNIGGEEQTLFAGGLPDQLILFPPGGGENSSVAVELPAGVEVLNASMDLEGRRALNGSTNYTTDFFIPQRNLAWAGNASVLPPVLPPASYEALNITAAPGIKKSDDVRYESYTINSAPYHLFEFYVGEANVSAFNITWEGIGFTQPQIGFGDNGATIYLWDRVARVWVAMDTQGTPEVPMEVVLTASSTVNPLRYIDQEGYIYAFVAPKRIQYSNELETDYVKLTFGAYYASYPENLTLDVGADGSVEWERRGPLNATEIFSGAAFVSALQKAVDAAHGGTVRIPLKFTSTSGGLLFLSNLSIGYGPKDLPPALVRSIPALELPEDGNITGALDLREHFSDDGGAGNLSFEFVWEGGSGEVEAVIEGGVLSLFARAPDWNGDLRAHVNATDAKGQVAVSNSFKVRVMPVNDPPVLEPVGELRARERVPFEYDFNATDVDGDRLTYSLNSSIMSIDPSTGLARFTPSARDIGVHMLKVAVEDGAGGRDSLNFTLVVENVNDPPVLSQPEDATVEEGQEFTMRLEARDPDVELGLDALRFSDDSPLVTTTPEGLVRFLPDDEHVGVHRVNFTVTDSTGLSDTKGMTLTVLNVNDPPVLLNPGDLTAEEDRPFYMKLNATDEDAGDSLRFSSSTSLFIISQAGEISFTPTQKDVGKHLVRITVTDSAGARASVEFNLTVLNVNDPPERVRILSPLEGQSFIEGKEVTLEAEAEDEDGDELTYTWYSGGSELGKGRVVSTKALKAGDHSITVKVSDGKETVSSAPVAIKVKKPPGKKGGFMPGFEAAGLLAALLLLWSGNRFRRSRAGRGLLTRSPWGPCRARSSRIRGR from the coding sequence ATGCTCCGCAGAGAGAGAGCGGGATGTCTCCTGCTCGCCGCCGTGCTCATCGCATCGGCCCCGGTCAATATCGGCGGGGAGGAGCAGACGCTCTTCGCCGGCGGCCTTCCGGACCAGCTCATTCTGTTCCCTCCCGGGGGTGGCGAGAACTCCTCCGTCGCCGTCGAGCTGCCGGCGGGGGTCGAGGTCCTCAACGCCTCGATGGACCTTGAGGGCAGGCGGGCCCTGAACGGCTCGACAAACTACACGACCGACTTCTTCATTCCGCAGAGGAACCTGGCGTGGGCAGGCAACGCCAGCGTTCTACCCCCGGTTCTGCCCCCGGCGAGCTATGAGGCCCTGAATATCACGGCTGCGCCGGGAATCAAGAAGAGCGACGACGTCAGGTACGAGAGCTACACCATCAACTCCGCCCCCTACCATCTCTTCGAGTTCTACGTCGGTGAGGCGAATGTGAGCGCATTCAACATCACCTGGGAGGGCATAGGCTTCACCCAGCCCCAGATCGGCTTCGGAGACAACGGCGCAACCATCTATCTCTGGGACCGCGTCGCGAGGGTCTGGGTAGCGATGGACACCCAAGGCACGCCCGAAGTGCCCATGGAGGTTGTCCTGACTGCGAGCTCGACGGTGAATCCCTTGAGATACATCGACCAAGAAGGGTACATATATGCTTTCGTGGCCCCCAAGCGAATTCAATACAGTAACGAACTCGAGACGGATTATGTTAAGTTGACCTTTGGCGCGTACTACGCGTCCTACCCGGAGAACCTCACTCTCGACGTGGGCGCGGACGGGAGCGTGGAGTGGGAGCGCCGGGGGCCCCTCAACGCAACCGAGATCTTCTCCGGGGCCGCCTTTGTTAGCGCGCTTCAGAAGGCTGTGGACGCAGCCCATGGCGGCACCGTGCGAATTCCCCTCAAATTCACTTCCACCAGCGGCGGCCTGCTCTTCCTCTCCAACCTGAGCATCGGCTATGGACCGAAGGACCTGCCTCCCGCGCTGGTCAGGAGCATCCCCGCTCTCGAGCTCCCCGAGGACGGCAACATCACGGGCGCTTTGGACCTGAGGGAGCACTTCAGCGACGACGGAGGGGCCGGCAACCTGAGCTTTGAGTTCGTGTGGGAGGGCGGGAGCGGCGAGGTCGAGGCCGTGATAGAGGGCGGGGTGCTCAGCCTCTTCGCCCGGGCTCCGGACTGGAACGGTGACCTCAGGGCGCACGTGAACGCTACCGATGCCAAGGGTCAGGTCGCGGTCTCCAACTCGTTCAAGGTGCGGGTTATGCCCGTGAATGACCCGCCGGTGCTTGAGCCCGTGGGCGAGCTCAGGGCGAGGGAAAGGGTCCCATTCGAGTACGACTTCAACGCCACCGATGTGGACGGGGACAGGCTGACCTACTCGCTGAACTCAAGCATTATGAGCATCGACCCATCGACCGGGCTGGCGCGCTTCACACCCTCCGCTAGGGACATAGGCGTCCACATGTTGAAAGTGGCTGTCGAGGACGGGGCGGGGGGCAGGGACTCGCTCAACTTCACCCTCGTCGTAGAGAACGTGAACGACCCTCCAGTGCTCTCCCAGCCTGAGGACGCAACGGTGGAGGAGGGGCAGGAGTTCACGATGAGACTTGAGGCCCGGGACCCGGACGTTGAGCTCGGTCTCGATGCCTTGAGATTCTCGGACGACTCGCCGCTGGTGACGACCACTCCGGAGGGTCTCGTACGCTTCCTCCCGGACGACGAGCACGTCGGCGTCCACAGGGTCAACTTCACTGTGACGGACTCCACCGGTCTCTCGGACACGAAAGGCATGACGCTGACGGTCCTCAATGTCAACGACCCGCCCGTGCTCCTGAACCCCGGCGACCTGACGGCGGAGGAGGACCGGCCGTTCTATATGAAGCTCAACGCCACGGACGAGGACGCGGGAGACTCGCTCAGGTTCAGCTCCTCGACATCCCTATTCATTATAAGCCAAGCCGGGGAGATATCCTTCACCCCGACCCAGAAAGACGTCGGAAAGCACCTTGTCCGCATCACAGTGACAGACAGCGCAGGGGCGAGAGCGTCGGTGGAGTTCAACCTGACCGTCCTCAATGTCAACGACCCGCCTGAGAGGGTGAGAATTCTGAGTCCTCTGGAGGGCCAGAGCTTCATCGAAGGAAAGGAGGTGACGCTCGAGGCGGAGGCGGAGGACGAGGATGGGGACGAGCTGACCTACACCTGGTACTCCGGCGGGAGCGAGCTGGGCAAGGGGAGGGTGGTGAGCACCAAGGCCCTGAAGGCCGGCGACCATTCAATCACAGTCAAAGTCAGCGACGGAAAGGAGACCGTTTCCTCCGCACCCGTCGCAATAAAGGTGAAGAAGCCACCCGGGAAGAAAGGGGGCTTCATGCCCGGCTTCGAGGCCGCCGGCCTCCTCGCCGCTTTGCTCCTCCTCTGGAGCGGAAACCGATTCCGGAGGAGCCGGGCCGGGCGCGGCCTTCTGACTAGGTCGCCCTGGGGCCCTTGTAGAGCCCGCTCCTCCCGCATCCGGGGCAGGTGA
- a CDS encoding class II fructose-bisphosphate aldolase, giving the protein MGKLFLRERFEGWGKGMVERVESGSLGPAVPMLRAAELRSRSGHPAAIGAFNVNFYSQAEGILEGLRRAGAPGILQASRGANKFQGGPDRIAEMVRLAIRASGHSLPVCLHLDHGDEPSARECIEKGFGSVMIDLSKLDYEANIAATARIAGLAHARGVSVEAELGQLSGVEEEVRAERTTYADPEKVPDFLRRSGADMLAIAYGTSHGPNKGAGLERLAIHIVERSYRRMTEAGLSGERFLVSHGSSTVPQELVREINSFGGEIKEARGIPMDRLRAAIGAGIRKINIDTDLRLGITATFRRYFVEHPAVERKSAELAEVKRAIEANPAAIDPREYLGGLDRTLLRADPRGTPLEEVMGMVSERVAAQVERLCREFGCAGLAPEVRGHSMEEMMVHYGVRKAN; this is encoded by the coding sequence GTGGGAAAACTTTTCCTACGGGAGCGCTTTGAGGGTTGGGGGAAGGGAATGGTCGAGAGAGTTGAGAGCGGTTCGCTCGGTCCGGCGGTCCCGATGCTCAGGGCAGCGGAGCTTAGGTCCAGGAGCGGCCATCCGGCGGCCATCGGGGCCTTCAATGTGAACTTCTACAGCCAGGCCGAGGGAATTCTCGAGGGCCTTCGCAGGGCGGGCGCCCCGGGCATCCTGCAGGCGAGCCGCGGTGCGAACAAATTTCAGGGCGGGCCGGACAGGATAGCAGAGATGGTGCGCCTAGCCATCCGCGCCTCTGGACATTCCCTCCCGGTCTGCCTCCATCTGGACCACGGGGACGAGCCCTCCGCGCGCGAATGCATAGAGAAAGGCTTTGGCTCGGTCATGATTGACCTCTCCAAACTGGATTACGAGGCCAACATCGCGGCGACGGCGCGCATAGCCGGGCTCGCTCACGCGAGAGGTGTCTCCGTTGAGGCGGAGCTTGGCCAGCTCTCGGGCGTAGAGGAGGAGGTGAGGGCGGAGAGGACGACCTACGCCGACCCTGAGAAGGTACCCGACTTCTTGCGTCGTAGCGGGGCGGACATGCTGGCGATTGCATACGGAACCTCCCACGGTCCCAACAAGGGCGCGGGTCTGGAGAGGCTCGCGATTCATATCGTGGAGCGAAGCTACAGGCGCATGACGGAAGCCGGGCTGAGCGGCGAGCGCTTCCTGGTCTCCCATGGCTCCTCCACCGTCCCGCAGGAGCTGGTGCGCGAGATAAACAGCTTCGGCGGGGAGATAAAGGAGGCGAGGGGCATACCGATGGACCGCCTCCGGGCCGCCATCGGGGCGGGAATAAGGAAAATCAACATAGACACCGACCTCAGGCTGGGCATCACCGCCACCTTCCGAAGGTACTTCGTCGAGCACCCGGCCGTGGAAAGGAAGTCGGCGGAGCTGGCGGAGGTCAAGCGTGCGATCGAGGCAAACCCCGCCGCCATCGACCCGCGCGAGTACCTCGGTGGCTTGGATAGGACCCTTCTACGCGCAGACCCCCGGGGAACCCCCCTCGAAGAGGTGATGGGGATGGTGAGCGAGCGGGTGGCAGCTCAGGTCGAGCGCCTTTGCAGGGAGTTTGGGTGCGCGGGGCTGGCTCCGGAGGTCAGGGGGCACTCGATGGAGGAGATGATGGTCCATTACGGCGTCCGGAAGGCCAATTAA